Proteins encoded in a region of the Planococcus citri chromosome 1, ihPlaCitr1.1, whole genome shotgun sequence genome:
- the LOC135832670 gene encoding proton-coupled amino acid transporter-like protein CG1139: MFMNVATIDVSHSEDMDKRPPNYSASYTNPVFTEDPKPCFISNVMSRVNFESERDKSSQQIKNDSRVSIADFSIADTKDYDPHDFCNSKKPTTYCDTLVHLLKAAIGTGILAIPSAFKDAGYAVGVVGLIIMGAFYTYCIHMLLSSEYELCKRRRQVNMSYAATVQAAFEEGPKRLRWLAGVGQFAANFFFMLYESGGCAVYIIFISSNLKQLLDYYFEADFNLRLIMAYVTIPLILCCWIRNLKLLAPLSAIANVLMVISFCLVFWYVFQQAPSFEGRRARGEPSKLPMYLTTVLFSVASTGLILPLKNEMKSPKSFSTPLGVMNVSMIPISFLYVIFGFFGYLKYGDDIKGSITLNLPQAEGLAQLIKGLYSLTIFISYHLCYYVVYDIVWKNFLQGKIQTKKLFWEYVMRTLIPVVTFLMACAIPNLDLFISLVGAVGISTTSLVIPIITHWLVFWDHYTSITKRSIYFIKNLLLLCISLMIFFTGVTESVSDIIKTYYK, encoded by the coding sequence ATGTTCATGAACGTAGCCACGATAGACGTCAGCCATTCCGAAGATATGGACAAACGGCCGCCAAATTACAGCGCCAGTTATACGAATCCTGTATTTACCGAGGATCCGAAACCATGTTTTATTTCGAACGTAATGTCTCGAGTCAATTTCGAGTCAGAAAGAGACAAATCGTCTCAGCAGATAAAAAACGACAGCCGAGTATCGATCGCAGATTTCAGCATCGCCGATACCAAAGACTACGATCCTCACGATTTCTGCAACAGCAAGAAACCCACAACGTACTGCGACACGTTGGTGCATTTGCTCAAGGCCGCCATCGGTACCGGTATTTTGGCCATTCCTAGCGCCTTCAAAGATGCCGGATACGCGGTCGGTGTAGTCGGTCTCATAATAATGGGCGCCTTTTACACGTACTGTATTCATATGTTGTTATCCAGCGAATACGAACTCTGCAAGCGGAGACGACAAGTGAACATGAGTTATGCCGCAACAGTGCAGGCAGCTTTCGAAGAAGGTCCCAAGAGGCTACGTTGGTTAGCCGGTGTAGGCCAATTCGCCGCTAATTTCTTCTTCATGTTGTACGAAAGTGGAGGATGCGCCGTGTACATTATTTTCATATCGAGTAATTTGAAGCAGTTGTTGGATTACTACTTCGAGGCGGATTTCAATCTTCGATTGATCATGGCGTATGTGACTATTCCGTTGATTCTATGCTGCTGGATACGTAACCTGAAACTGCTCGCTCCGTTATCGGCAATAGCCAATGTCCTAATGGTGATCAGCTTCTGCCTCGTGTTCTGGTACGTTTTCCAACAAGCACCCTCGTTCGAAGGACGTCGCGCAAGAGGCGAACCCAGCAAGTTACCCATGTACCTGACCACGGTGCTGTTTTCAGTCGCTTCGACCGGACTGATTTTGCCtttgaaaaacgaaatgaaaagcCCGAAAAGTTTCAGCACACCTTTAGGAGTAATGAACGTCTCCATGATACCGATCTCGTTTCTCTACGTAATCTTCGGATTTTTCGGCTACCTCAAATACGGCGACGATATCAAAGGCAGTATTACGTTGAATCTACCCCAAGCCGAAGGTTTGGCTCAGCTAATCAAAGGATTATATTCGTTGACGATATTCATCTCGTATCATCTGTGTTATTACGTAGTCTACGACATAGTGTGGAAGAACTTTTTACAAGGTaaaattcaaactaaaaaattattctgggAATACGTGATGCGAACGCTAATACCGGTCGTTACGTTCTTAATGGCGTGCGCCATCCCGAACTTAGACTTGTTCATATCTTTGGTCGGCGCTGTCGGCATAAGCACAACAAGTTTGGTAATTCCGATTATAACTCATTGGTTGGTCTTTTGGGATCACTACACGAGTATTACGAAACGTTCGATATATTTCATAAAGAACCTCCTATTATTATGTATTTCCTTAATGATATTCTTCACCGGAGTTACCGAAAGCGTATCCGATATAATCAAGACTTATTATAAATAA